From the genome of Fusarium keratoplasticum isolate Fu6.1 chromosome 11, whole genome shotgun sequence, one region includes:
- a CDS encoding DAO domain-containing protein, with protein sequence MLSHDSEIIIVGGGVFGLSSALWLARGGYRNITIFDRCAFDKNGYDPSRGCDGASADINKVFRMAYAERTDYQDLAIEARDFWLSWNKAITEANVSDLPEGLTPEDKLFYICGSYFLAEGPELRDYYADSLKTMEKTAPEFRRMQFVKGNAQDEKRLGQIDRKWVEKYHIIDRINGGNTNGFIDIQGGITIADKAGHPRTRSLCFEQNSNLMNFALGDPQGKLSSLIVENDGLNKRVAGIKTCDGLRHFGDLVIVAAGSWTASIIPEAHQTVEATAGTVMFIDIPKHRQDLWKKFHPDNYPVWSYRRGEGEDYYQGGGFPISKEGRLKFGFRGRKFTNFQAHPTQPDLRISTPRTKYTEERINTVPLYGLSRMKEVIAQAFPELAEFGFTDSRLCWYTDSIDNDYVIDYVPGYSDSLFICTGGSGHGFKFLPVLGKHVKNQIERVPDQFTTVWKWRVAQQGKPNNGLSEGEDGPREMSKLKMASAQDFKMKRVPMQKL encoded by the exons ATGCTTTCTCATGACTCCGAGATCATCATCGTTGGGGGTGGCGTTTTCGGCCTGAGCAGCGCTTTATGGCTCGCGCGCGGTGGCTACAGaaacatcaccatcttcgACCGATGTGCCTTTGACAAGAACGGGTATGACCCCTCAAGGGGTTGCGATGGCGCTTCAGCAGATATCAACAAGGTCTTTCGCATGGCTTACGCCGAGAGGACAGA CTATCAAGACCTGGCCATCGAGGCGAGAGATTTCTGGCTCTCGTGGAACAAGGCAATCACCGAGGCCAACGTTTCCGATCTCCCAGAGGGTTTGACCCCAGAAGATAAGCTCTTCTACATCTGCGGATCGTATTTCCTCGCCGAGGGTCCAGAGCTGCGCGACTACTATGCAGACAGTCTgaagacgatggagaagacggcgcCAGAATTCCGCAGGATGCAATTTGTCAAG GGAAACGCCCAAGATGAGAAAAGGCTGGGGCAAATTGATCGCAAGTGGGTTGAAAAGTATCACATCATTGATAGGATCAATGGCGGGAACACCAATGGCTTCATAGACATCCAGGGAGGCATTACCATCGCTGACAAGGCAGGTCATCCGAGAACCAGGTCTCTCTGCTTTGAACAAAATTCTAACCTCATGAAT TTCGCCCTGGGCGATCCCCAGGGTAAGctctccagcctcatcgTCGAGAACGACGGTTTGAACAAGAGGGTTGCTGGAATCAAGACGTGCGATGGGCTTCGTCACTTCGGAGACTTGGTCATCGTCGCTG CTGGCAGCTGGACTGCATCCATCATCCCGGAAGCTCACCAGACTGTCGAAGCAACGGCAGGAACTGTCATGTTCATTGACATTCCGAAGCACCGACAGGACCTCTGGAAGAAATTCCACCCTGACAACTACCCCGTCTGGTCTTATCGCaggggagaaggggaaga CTACTACCAGGGCGGCGGAttccccatctccaaggaAGGGCGACTCAAGTTCGGCTTTCGGGGTCGTAAA TTCACCAATTTTCAAGCTCACCCAACGCAGCCAGACCT CCGGATTTCCACTCCACGAACCAAGTACACGGAGGAGCGTATCAACACGGTGCCTCTGTACGGCCTTTCGCGGATGAAGGAAGTCATTGCTCAGGCATTTCCTGAGTTGGCCGAGTTTGGTTTCACGGATAGCAGA CTGTGCTGGTATACTGATAGCATCGACAACGAC TACGTGATTGATTACGTGCCTGGATATTCCGActccctcttcatctgcaCAGGAGGCTC TGGACATGGCTTCAAGTTTCTCCCAGTGCTCGGAAAG CATGTCAAGAATCAAATCGAGCGTGTCCCTGACCAGTTCACAACTGTCTGGAAGTGGCGAGTTGCCCAGCAGGGCAAGCCGAACAACGGCCTGTcagagggagaggatggcCCAAGAGAGAtgtccaagctcaagatggctTCTG CTCAGGATTTCAAGATGAAGCGG GTTCCCATGCAGAAGCTGTAA